The genome window TTGACAGTAAGGAGCGGTTTGGTGACTGGGAAATCGACACCGTGCTAGGTAAGCATGGTACAGGTGCGATGGTGACTATTTTAGAGCGTAAGACACGATTTTACGTAGTAAAGAAAGTGCCATCTAAGTCAGCGAATGATGTTACCAAAGCCACCATAGAGCTACTCATGCCTTATAAGAACCATGTCCATACCATTACGGCAGATAACGGACGAGAGTTTGCAGGTCATGAAACCATCGCAAAAGAATTAGAGGCTGATGTCTACTTTGCTCATCCTTATAGCTCTTGGGAGCGTGGTGCTAATGAGAATGCGAACGGTCTTTTAAGGCAATATGTGAAGAAAGGAACTGACTTAACGACGGTGACTGACATAGATATAGAGTTCGCTTTATCGCGGATAAATTACCGTCCGAGAAAGTGTTTAGGCTTCAAGCAGGCAGCCATTATATTTGAGGAGATGGCTTTAGCTTCTTGATATTGGAGAGTGTCGCACTTCGCAGTTGAATTCGGGTTTTCACTTTTAGGTACTTATTTTTATTGTTTAATATAATTTTTCCGATAAAAATAAGCGTTCATTCACTTGCTTACTCAGCCACTATAAGCTGAGTTCAAAGATAAGACCGTGCATATTTTTGCAATCAATCACAATCCAGCGTGATAAATTAAAAATAAAAGTAAAAACAGAATTAAAAAAGAATCAAACACGGACACATTAATCTTTAGTAATGGAATGATGACCTGTCAAAACTGGAATAATTATTTACATAATGAATTATTAAACTGGTATTCTCATCGAAAAAAACACCAAAACAACTAATATAGTTATCATAATAACTTGTTCATTATTCATCTAAAGTAAAAGCAACGAAATTCAATAACACGCGCTATCACATAGCCCATACTTATGGATATCCATGCGATAAATCTGAAAATTTTCAAAATAATGAAAACCATGAAACTCATTATTTCATTTATATTAATTTTTTATTCAAATTAAAAAAACAAACCAAAATCATAGTTTTTTATTCAATTTACACTGAATAAATAAACAAACTAAATATATCAATAAACATCCAATAACAAATAAATTATTGCTTTAACGATATAAGCGTATAATTATTATAACAATCCCAATTTTATGATATTAAAACAGCGTCGATTTATGTCGTTTTATAAGGATAATTATCTTCTCTAGAGAAGTTGTCATTATTGTGAGTCGCCTCTCAACACCCA of Vibrio zhugei contains these proteins:
- a CDS encoding IS30 family transposase, yielding MNYQQLTEGRRYQISALLERGISVPEIAKTVQCHRSTVYRELKRGRKGEHYCPNEAQMSSTKKRKTARKYRIPKERVDFIRLLLETDWSPEQISNVLTKVGAAVSHEWVYRFVAQDKRMGGKLYRHLRQGHKRYRRGKKEKAPAIKNAVSIDDRPSIVDSKERFGDWEIDTVLGKHGTGAMVTILERKTRFYVVKKVPSKSANDVTKATIELLMPYKNHVHTITADNGREFAGHETIAKELEADVYFAHPYSSWERGANENANGLLRQYVKKGTDLTTVTDIDIEFALSRINYRPRKCLGFKQAAIIFEEMALAS